Proteins from a genomic interval of Watersipora subatra chromosome 10, tzWatSuba1.1, whole genome shotgun sequence:
- the LOC137406424 gene encoding fatty acid-binding protein 2, liver-like yields the protein MPVVQSLVGTWKIDNAATENLGAYLEAIGLAGDMIEGAAQAETYVEWSVNGDKITQTMKAKDNSHETTFTLGNEFSETLVGGKVCQTTFTEEGGKLVRKQKGSLYNCTTTIELIGGQLIETRTCESSPPVSCVRKMIRA from the exons ATGCCTGTTGTACAGTCACTCGTCGGAACATGGAAGATTGACAATGCCGCAACTGAGAATTTGGGAGCCTATCTTGAAGCAATTG GCTTGGCTGGAGACATGATAGAAGGAGCTGCGCAAGCAGAAACATATGTAGAGTGGAGTGTTAATGGAGATAAGATAACTCAGACAATGAAGGCAAAAGATAACTCCCATGAAACAACTTTCACCCTGGGGAATGAGTTCTCAGAGACGCTGGTTGGAGGCAAAGTATGCCAG ACAACCTTCACCGAAGAAGGAGGAAAGCTGGTGAGAAAACAAAAAGGGAGCCTCTACAACTGCACTACTACCATAGAACTTATCGGTGGGCAACTGATTGAG ACAAGAACTTGTGAATCATCTCCACCTGTTTCCTGTGTTCGAAAGATGATCAGAGCATGA
- the LOC137406432 gene encoding fatty acid-binding protein, liver-like gives MSVVESFIGAWRIDNDASENLEGYLEALGLTEEVVERAIKSEVEVEWKLEGDTITQVRSSGGRSYHISFVLQEPYTETLPGGKEFKTTYMEEDGKLIRIQKGSPYNCTSTIELINGQLVETRVCESPNPVSCIRRMNRL, from the exons ATGTCAGTTGTAGAGTCTTTCATAGGAGCTTGGAGAATAGACAATGATGCATCGGAGAACTTGGAAGGCTATCTAGAAGCTCTTG GTTTAACTGAGGAGGTGGTTGAGAGAGCTATAAAGTCTGAAGTTGAAGTTGAGTGGAAACTCGAAGGAGACACCATCACTCAAGTCCGAAGCAGTGGTGGAAGATCGTATCATATCAGTTTTGTTCTACAAGAACCTTATACTGAAACCTTGCCAGGAGGAAAGGAGTTTAAG ACAACCTACATGGAAGAAGATGGTAAACTGATAAGAATTCAGAAAGGGAGCCCTTACAACTGCACCTCTACTATAGAACTTATCAATGGCCAACTTGTAGAA ACAAGAGTGTGCGAGTCTCCTAATCCTGTGTCTTGCATAAGAAGGATGAACCGCCTCTGA